The following are encoded together in the Bacillus cereus group sp. RP43 genome:
- a CDS encoding DUF1629 domain-containing protein produces the protein MKIWELKSSFDDYESFQLLNLEEDSKKYFEGKIDSAVKASDSWGEIRIKCVEEGNKSDFPHFWGEVGTPMVSGKAKKFLESMLGDNVEFLPLIHDVTGEVYYIINVLNAIDAIDYEKAILKKLCSGLVIDFKKYAFLPNMVKNQTIFKVYLNEILHIPFVFVSDEFRNAVLESDLKGFEFVEVWDSKEDM, from the coding sequence ATGAAAATTTGGGAATTAAAGAGTTCATTTGATGACTATGAATCTTTTCAACTATTGAATTTAGAAGAAGATTCTAAAAAGTATTTTGAAGGAAAAATTGACTCGGCAGTAAAAGCATCTGATTCATGGGGAGAAATACGTATTAAATGTGTAGAAGAAGGAAATAAAAGTGATTTTCCTCATTTTTGGGGAGAAGTTGGTACACCAATGGTTAGTGGGAAAGCTAAAAAATTCTTAGAGTCTATGCTTGGTGATAATGTAGAATTTCTTCCCCTAATTCATGATGTGACGGGAGAAGTGTATTATATAATTAACGTTTTAAATGCAATAGATGCTATTGACTATGAGAAAGCTATACTAAAGAAATTATGTTCTGGCTTAGTAATAGATTTCAAAAAATACGCATTCTTACCTAATATGGTCAAGAACCAAACAATATTTAAAGTTTACTTAAATGAAATATTACATATTCCTTTCGTTTTTGTATCAGATGAATTTAGAAATGCAGTTTTAGAAAGTGATTTAAAAGGTTTTGAATTTGTAGAGGTATGGGATTCAAAAGAGGACATGTAA
- a CDS encoding YrhA family protein, whose protein sequence is MWKNLILEIEDILKSVNFNLNTPATDTEVHRLREHVKEKFNVDLPSEFEEFLKNVNGLDFGGLVIYGVDPSLLETERNEPICGFIDTNEIWYENEFQKEYLFFGDSNIAWFCKNLSEGTYLELDKPSGTVMKTYNDFNTMLEEALKTAIL, encoded by the coding sequence ATGTGGAAAAATCTGATTTTAGAAATTGAAGATATACTGAAAAGTGTTAACTTTAATCTGAACACACCAGCAACAGATACTGAAGTTCATAGATTAAGAGAACACGTGAAAGAGAAATTTAATGTTGATTTACCGAGTGAATTTGAGGAGTTTCTTAAAAACGTAAATGGTTTAGATTTTGGTGGACTAGTTATTTATGGAGTTGACCCTTCTTTACTAGAAACAGAAAGAAACGAACCGATCTGTGGATTTATAGACACGAATGAGATTTGGTATGAAAATGAATTTCAAAAAGAGTACCTTTTCTTTGGGGATTCAAATATTGCGTGGTTTTGTAAAAACTTATCTGAGGGTACTTATCTAGAACTTGATAAACCATCTGGCACAGTGATGAAAACATATAATGATTTCAATACAATGCTTGAAGAGGCATTGAAAACAGCAATTCTGTAA